In Pelomicrobium methylotrophicum, the genomic window CGCGGCAAGCGGGCGGCATGACCAGGCGGCGTTGACTTTTTATGCGGCTTTGCGCGGCCGGCCAATCCTTCCGGGCGCACCTTCCTTGTACTTTTCCGCCCAGGCGATCACATCCGATGCGCGCCACCGGGGGTGACCGGATCTCCCGCCGGCCGAGGGGAGACGGATGGCCGGAGGAAAATCCGGAAGCTTCGAGTAGCGATCGATGACATAGCGCCGACAGACCTTGAGATAGGCGGCAATCTCGTCCGCGCTCCACAGGTCGACCTGGATGGGAATGGGCCGGCTGATGCGTTCCGCCACCGCGGCAGCCAGGCGATCAATGAGGTCGTCGGTCATGGCGAGAGCTATATGGACGCCTCCTGTTTGCCAAGGACGATATTTAGTGTGGTGGAGCGAGACTAGGCTGCAGTTCTATATCCGGCTGGTTGTGCAGGCTGGAATGCCTGCTGGCCCTGATGGAATCCGCTGACCCGCGCCTTATTCTCCTGAAGGACTCGAAGTCCTTGTAAACCATACAGGCTTGGCGGGTCACACTCTCGACCTCGTTGCCATCACACGGTTATCGACCTTGCGCAACCTTTACGGCGGCCACTCCTTTCTCTCAAAGTGGTTGATACACCCGTCAGTGGCCTATGCCGGCTGACTGACGAATCCCTTTTGGTACGTCCGCTCATGGGCCAGCACCACCCAGATCGTCCGCGCCATCTTGTTGGCCAGCGCCACGACCGCCACATTCAGCGGCCGGCGCCGGCGTAGTTCGCGCTTATCCAGGGGCCAGGATCTTTGGCGTGTGTCAGCACCGATCGTGCTCCATGAATCAGCAGTGTGCGCAGGTGGGTATCCCCCCGCTTGCTGATGCCCAGCAGCTTGCTCCGCCCACCCGTGCCGACCTGTCGCAGTTCCTGCTGCGCGTGCTGGTCGACGATGGCTCGCCGGACGTGGCGAAGGCGCGCGACTTCGTTGCTGCGCGCTCGCGCGAGGGTCACGACTTCCATCTCGATGCCATGGTGCTGGCCGAGACCGTCCGAGTGCTCGACACCGTTTTCGGTTACGGTCGCACCGACATCTCGACGGTCATCGACGCACTGCTCGGCAACGCCGCCTATCTCATTGACGGACGTGAGGCCGTCGCCTCAGCGCTTGCCCGCTGCCGCGCAACGAATGCGGATTTCGCCGACCGCCTGATCGTCGCGCGCAACATGACGGCGGGGTGCAAGCACACTGCCAGCCTTGACCGCGCCATGCAGCACCTGCCCAGCGTCGTGGCGGTCTGACCCGGTGCGCGGCAAGCTTACGAAAGGCTCCAGCCCAAGATGGATTTCGAGCTGCTGCAGTCCGGAGCTGATATCGGGCTGTTTGCATTCGACAAAGAAGAGCAGATGCCGGTAATCGCCGAGATGTTTGTCGCTTTCGAAGACCGCGATGTCGACGGGTAGCCGTCGTATTTCTGCCTCCTCTCCCGCCTGTTGCTTTCTGACGGGGTCTTGGGTATCACCCATTCTTTCTTTCCGAACATGATCTGGTCGATGGATCAGCCCGGATCGAGGAGTTTCTGGGCGATGGGGCCGACGAACAGCTGCTGCTCGGTCGTTTCCCGTAGACGGGACGAAATTTCCTTCGAGACCTTCTTCATAAAACAGTCAACGTTTCACGCCGCCTTGCGCAAGGGCTTGATTTTCTGCAGCACCTCGCCCATCTTCTCCCGCGCGAGCGCGATGTCGCAGCCGGCCTGCAGGCGCAGCCACCTGCCGTCCGGCAAACTGAAATCGCGGCACAGCCGCAGGTCGGTGTCGGGCGTGATGGCGCGCTTGCCCAATATGATCTCGTTGATGCGGCGCGCCGGAGCCCCGATCTCCTTGGCCAGACTATACTGGCTCATCCCGAACGGCTTCAAGAATTCTTCCATCAACATTTCGCCGGGCGATACAGGTGGGATTTTCCGAATTGTGCCCTCTATCAATGATAGTCCACGATCCCCACGTCCCATGCGTCGCCGCCCTCGAAGCAAAAACACACGCGCCACCGATCTCTCAGCCGGAAGCCACCGGCTTCAGTCGTGGGTGGTTTACAAAGCGGGCGCGAGCATTTGGCGCAGGGCTTGTCGGACATGTTCGGCATCCTTGGGGGTCAGTCGCCCCAGCACGCCGCGGATGAGGCGGTTGTCCAGGGTAAAGAGCTTCATGCGCACCACCGACGGGGCCGGCAGCCCTGCGGCGGCCAAATCTCCGATGGCGCAATCGAGCAGCCAAGGCGGATTCTTGGCCGAGGTGATCATGGCCAGGAGCGCGTGGCCGCTGGCGGCAGTGAATTCGGCGGCGGAAAGCACGAGCGCAGGTCGGTGCTTGCGGGCGGCGCGGTCGGTGAAGGGAAAAGGCACGCGCACCACCTGACCCGGCTCAAAGGTCACGGTAAGCCTCCTCGTCGGCAGGGCTGGCCCATTCCGACAGCGTGCCTTCGACGGCCTTGAGGTATTCCAGATCCAGCGGCTGCACGCGGCGCACCCGGGCGCTGCCGTCGGGCTCGGTTTCCCAGACGATCAGATCTCCCGGCTGGATGCGCAGGGCGGCCCGCACCGCTGCCGGAATGGTGGTTTGCCCCTTGGAAGTGATTTTGGCAATCGCGGCCATCATTGACTCCTTTCGTCCAGGAAGTAATGCGCGCATTATCCTAGCTTGGCGGTGTTGCGCGCGCAAGGAAAGCGTCCGGGTCCAGGGTCCACGCGCCTGCTCCCCAACGGCTAAAGCCGGGGGCCAAGACGCCGGGAACGCTCGATAGGTTCTCTATCTTCGAGTCGGGGTCAAATTCTGGAAAGAATCCGCGCCGCGAGCGCTCTTGACGCAGATCAGATTCCATGGCGGCGCCCTTCAAGGCCGGATCGGCGAATGCGCCGATTTCGGGCTTGACAATGCTTCGGGCATGTTAGGTGGAGGCGCATGCCGCCATTGAAAGGAGGTTTTCATGTGGAAACATGCTTTTGGTCTCATCCAGCGCCTCACCCGGGAGGACGGCGCCTAGAAAGCTGCGCGGCCCGCCGGAGACCGCGAGCTGAGGCTCGAAAAGACCGCGGCCGGGCACGGCCTTTCGGCGAAAGGAGCTGATCCATGCGTATCGTCCTGCCCGTTGCGGGGAGGACGCTATTCGGAGCGCCTGGGCCTGACCTGGTCGAGGGGGTTGTCGTACAGCATGACGTACACGGTGGGCGTAAGCCTCATGGGATTTCTGCGGCGGCTCCTGCCCCCTCCGCGTCCGGGTGGCTAGAGGCCTACCCGGTAAGCGCCAAGGTCAACAGCCCAAAAAACGACGCGCCCGAGCGCATGGCGACGTCACAGTGGTAGGCGCCCCGCTTGACTGCTCGATCCGGGTGGCGATTGACTGATAATATCTAGCCAGACTAGACTAACCGCAAACGTCATACGGGGCCGCTCATGCGTATCGTGAACATGCTGGAGGCCAAATCCACCTTGTCCCGGCTGGTCGAGGCCCTGGAGCAGGGTGAAGAAGCCGAGATCATCATCGCCCGGCACGGGCGGCCGGTGGCCAAACTCGTCCCGACCGCCGCAACGCCGCAGCAGAACCGGATCGGAATCGCCAAAGGCAAATTCGATGTGCCGGAGGACATCGACGCCCATAACGATGAGGTCGCCAGGATTTTCGGAATAACGTCGTGAACCTACTGCTGGACACCCATGTCGCCCTCTGGGCGATTGCCGATCATCCGCGCCTGCCGCCCGACGCGCGCGAGCTGATTCTGTCGCCGAAGGTCAACGTGTGGGTGAGCGCCGCCACGGTTTGGGAAATCGCCATCAAGCGCTCCCTTGCGCGGGGCGATATGCCGATCAGTGCGCAGGAGGCGCTCGCCTACTTCAAAGCGGCGGGTTATCGCTTTCTTCCCGTGGACGAAGAGCATGCCGCCGCCGTGGAGGACCTGCCCCATCATCACGGCGACCCGTTCGACCGGATCCTGGTGGCGCAGGCCTTGGTCGAGCCGATGCGGTTGCTGACCTCCGACGAAAAAGTCGCGCGCTACAGCAATACCTTCCTCAAAATCTGAACGCTGCGCCCTTCCGCCTCGGGAGTGACGGGCACCCAAGTGATGAGCGAAGGCGGGAAGTGGCCTCAGACGGTC contains:
- a CDS encoding helix-turn-helix transcriptional regulator, producing the protein MTDDLIDRLAAAVAERISRPIPIQVDLWSADEIAAYLKVCRRYVIDRYSKLPDFPPAIRLPSAGGRSGHPRWRASDVIAWAEKYKEGAPGRIGRPRKAA
- a CDS encoding PIN domain-containing protein, with the translated sequence MNQQCAQVGIPPLADAQQLAPPTRADLSQFLLRVLVDDGSPDVAKARDFVAARSREGHDFHLDAMVLAETVRVLDTVFGYGRTDISTVIDALLGNAAYLIDGREAVASALARCRATNADFADRLIVARNMTAGCKHTASLDRAMQHLPSVVAV
- a CDS encoding HigA family addiction module antitoxin, encoding MRKIPPVSPGEMLMEEFLKPFGMSQYSLAKEIGAPARRINEIILGKRAITPDTDLRLCRDFSLPDGRWLRLQAGCDIALAREKMGEVLQKIKPLRKAA
- a CDS encoding type II toxin-antitoxin system PemK/MazF family toxin; protein product: MTFEPGQVVRVPFPFTDRAARKHRPALVLSAAEFTAASGHALLAMITSAKNPPWLLDCAIGDLAAAGLPAPSVVRMKLFTLDNRLIRGVLGRLTPKDAEHVRQALRQMLAPAL
- a CDS encoding AbrB/MazE/SpoVT family DNA-binding domain-containing protein translates to MAAIAKITSKGQTTIPAAVRAALRIQPGDLIVWETEPDGSARVRRVQPLDLEYLKAVEGTLSEWASPADEEAYRDL
- a CDS encoding type II toxin-antitoxin system Phd/YefM family antitoxin; its protein translation is MRIVNMLEAKSTLSRLVEALEQGEEAEIIIARHGRPVAKLVPTAATPQQNRIGIAKGKFDVPEDIDAHNDEVARIFGITS
- a CDS encoding type II toxin-antitoxin system VapC family toxin; this translates as MNLLLDTHVALWAIADHPRLPPDARELILSPKVNVWVSAATVWEIAIKRSLARGDMPISAQEALAYFKAAGYRFLPVDEEHAAAVEDLPHHHGDPFDRILVAQALVEPMRLLTSDEKVARYSNTFLKI